The following proteins come from a genomic window of Theobroma cacao cultivar B97-61/B2 unplaced genomic scaffold, Criollo_cocoa_genome_V2, whole genome shotgun sequence:
- the LOC108663880 gene encoding uncharacterized protein LOC108663880: MRFGKKGKLSPRYIEPFEILERVGAMAYRLALPPDLLNIHPVFHVSMLRKYNPDPSHVIQYETIQLKDDLTYEEQPIAILDRQVKKLRSKDVALVKVLWQNHTNEEVTWEAEEEIRTKYPHLFNM, encoded by the coding sequence atgaggtttggtAAGAAGGGAAAATTGAGCCCTCGGTATATAGAACCctttgagattttagaaagggttggagcAATGGCATATCGCTTGGCATTACCGCCAGACCTTTTGAATATTCACcccgtgtttcatgtgtcAATGCTTAGGAAGTATAACCCGGATCCATCTCATGTAATACAGTATGAAACCATCCagttgaaagatgatttgACCTATGAGGAGCAACCGATAGCTATCCTTGATCGGCAAGTCAAAAAGCTTCgttcaaaggatgtagcctTAGTTAAAGTGTTATGGCAAAACCACACCAATGAAgaggtaacgtgggaagcGGAGGAGGAGATACGAACAAAATATCCACACCTCTTTAATATGTAG